A DNA window from Capsicum annuum cultivar UCD-10X-F1 unplaced genomic scaffold, UCD10Xv1.1 ctg5193, whole genome shotgun sequence contains the following coding sequences:
- the LOC107848340 gene encoding uncharacterized protein LOC107848340 isoform X1: protein MLTGLITLILNEGRFHLSVLLVRGPRGIIMDTDVICDENKGESLSQYSIVKKLKGCYQSPKRLPELPTKPSDPLGPVTPDSIREGGNHVDGCCSPVSSSSSLHSTRCFKSQLFGDLVPSNEGSPQTPKGFDPFAPGPDELMLAPQCKKYFTDSQAKVTRQLNFEETLNFNGNVNQSDNVGTVSGDEMLFELLYNSLLEVITAKQKEDLHSKASTLLSDSDGYKTPTFAPHLSGVADMCPGAPMKPANRFKRIHKGLCKKLIF, encoded by the exons ATGTTGACAGGTTTGATTACACTGATCCTCAACGAAGGTAGATTCCATCTGTCTGTGTTGCTTGTCCGCGGGCCTAGAG GAATAATAATGGACACTGATGTCATTTGTGATGAGAATAAGGGAGAAAGTTTGTCTCAGTACTCCATTGTTAAGAAATTGAAGGGGTGTTATCAGTCTCCGAAGCGGTTGCCTGAATTGCCAACAAAGCCATCTGATCCTCTAGGTCCAGTCACTCCTGATTCCATCCGAGAAGGTGGCAACCACGTAGATGGCTGTTGTTCAccagtttcttcttcttcttctcttcacaGTACTCGTTGCTTTAAGTCTCAACTTTTTGGCGACCTGGTTCCTTCAAATGAAGGAAGTCCACAGACTCCGAAGGGGTTTGATCCATTTGCTCCTGGACCAGATGAACTCATGCTTGCCCCacaatgtaaaaaatattttacagatTCACAAGCCAAAGTGACGCGTCAGCTTAATTTTGAGGAGACTTTGAATTTCAATGGAAATGTTAATCAGTCGGACAATGTAGGAACCGTGTCTGGGGATGAGATGTTATTTGAATTGTTGTACAATTCTCTTCTGGAAGTTATTACTGCAAAACAGAAAGAGGATCTTCATTCGAAAGCctcaactctactttcagactCTGATGGATACAAGACACCTACCTTTGCACCTCATCTTAGTGGAGTTGCTGATATGTGCCCTGGTGCTCCTATGAAGCCCGCAAATCGGTTTAAAAGAATTCACAAGGGATTATGCAAAAAGCTGATATTTTGA
- the LOC107848340 gene encoding uncharacterized protein LOC107848340 isoform X2, whose translation MDTDVICDENKGESLSQYSIVKKLKGCYQSPKRLPELPTKPSDPLGPVTPDSIREGGNHVDGCCSPVSSSSSLHSTRCFKSQLFGDLVPSNEGSPQTPKGFDPFAPGPDELMLAPQCKKYFTDSQAKVTRQLNFEETLNFNGNVNQSDNVGTVSGDEMLFELLYNSLLEVITAKQKEDLHSKASTLLSDSDGYKTPTFAPHLSGVADMCPGAPMKPANRFKRIHKGLCKKLIF comes from the coding sequence ATGGACACTGATGTCATTTGTGATGAGAATAAGGGAGAAAGTTTGTCTCAGTACTCCATTGTTAAGAAATTGAAGGGGTGTTATCAGTCTCCGAAGCGGTTGCCTGAATTGCCAACAAAGCCATCTGATCCTCTAGGTCCAGTCACTCCTGATTCCATCCGAGAAGGTGGCAACCACGTAGATGGCTGTTGTTCAccagtttcttcttcttcttctcttcacaGTACTCGTTGCTTTAAGTCTCAACTTTTTGGCGACCTGGTTCCTTCAAATGAAGGAAGTCCACAGACTCCGAAGGGGTTTGATCCATTTGCTCCTGGACCAGATGAACTCATGCTTGCCCCacaatgtaaaaaatattttacagatTCACAAGCCAAAGTGACGCGTCAGCTTAATTTTGAGGAGACTTTGAATTTCAATGGAAATGTTAATCAGTCGGACAATGTAGGAACCGTGTCTGGGGATGAGATGTTATTTGAATTGTTGTACAATTCTCTTCTGGAAGTTATTACTGCAAAACAGAAAGAGGATCTTCATTCGAAAGCctcaactctactttcagactCTGATGGATACAAGACACCTACCTTTGCACCTCATCTTAGTGGAGTTGCTGATATGTGCCCTGGTGCTCCTATGAAGCCCGCAAATCGGTTTAAAAGAATTCACAAGGGATTATGCAAAAAGCTGATATTTTGA
- the LOC107847075 gene encoding F-box/kelch-repeat protein At3g23880-like: MATSDNSGAFLEDLANEILLSLPVKSLLRFKCVSKKWCALIEDPKFTIEHLICSKKKPPQFLIYDYGAPQDAPPVTVIFDNGIPSPSQGDNSQRFGAIKTLLGSVDGLFFLEREIDNGLDKGSLCSLWNPATREVRHLPAATIGFQPFDDSGRHFGFGLDPMTKDYKVIYHYLRDECAAVYSCSRDSWKIFKHDVNYNYRDCERNVLYNNTYLNGSYYWLLAEDPTWKIISFDFGKEMFVEIKGPPDDYYIDVWSANLILFDDSVAILNFLEGRVIDVWVMIHPGVWNKFVTFNWFEPIEICYESSLILVTKDSRLLSYNVKTKKTKLLEFHLPGTSSTDPEIGGCGIYYYKESLVTIKRQESGELDLSGCLTKMVAGY; this comes from the coding sequence ATGGCTACCAGCGACAATAGTGGGGCTTTTCTTGAAGATTTAGCAAATGAGATCCTATTGAGTTTGCCTGTTAAGTCGTTGTTGCGATTCAAATGCGTCAGCAAAAAGTGGTGCGCTCTCATAGAGGACCCCAAGTTCACTATAGAACACTTGATTTGTAGCAAGAAGAAGCCTCCACAATTCTTGATTTATGATTATGGTGCACCGCAGGATGCCCCTCCTGTCACTGTGATTTTCGATAATGGTATACCCTCCCCTTCACAGGGGGATAATTCCCAAAGGTTTGGAGCTATAAAGACCCTCTTAGGTTCTGTTGATGGCTTGTTTTTTCTGGAAAGAGAGATTGATAATGGCCTTGATAAAGGTAGTTTGTGTTCGCTGTGGAATCCTGCTACCAGGGAGGTGAGACACCTCCCTGCTGCAACAATTGGGTTTCAGCCATTTGACGATTCTGGTCGTCATTTTGGGTTCGGATTAGATCCCATGACTAAGGATTATAAAGTGATTTACCATTATCTTAGGGATGAATGTGCAGCGGTCTACTCATGTTCAAGGGATTCATGGAAAATCTTCAAACATGACGTCAACTATAATTACAGGGATTGTGAAAGAAACGTATTGTATAACAATACTTATTTGAATGGATCTTATTACTGGTTGTTAGCGGAGGATCCTACTtggaaaattatttcatttgacTTTGGGAAAGAGATGTTTGTAGAGATTAAAGGACCACCAGATGATTACTACATTGATGTTTGGAGTGCGAATCTGATATTGTTTGATGACTCGGTTGCCATCTTGAACTTTCTTGAGGGGAGGGTTATAGATGTATGGGTAATGATCCATCCAGGGGTTTGGAACAAATTTGTCACCTTTAACTGGTTTGAACCTATTGAGATTTGTTATGAGAGCTCTCTGATTTTGGTAACTAAAGATTCTCGGCTACTCTCCTATAATGTTAAGACAAAGAAGACGAAGCTTCTTGAATTTCATCTTCCGGGCACAAGCAGTACTGACCCAGAAATTGGTGGTTGtggaatttattattataaagagagCTTAGTAACGATTAAACGACAAGAAAGTGGTGAGCTCGATCTGAGTGGCTGTTTAACGAAAATGGTGGCCGGATATTAA